A window of Cellulomonas wangleii genomic DNA:
CCAGACGTACGCCGACAGGCCCGCCATGGCCACCAGGCCCACCGCCGCGACGGTGACTCCTCGGGTCGGGAAGGTGCGGTCCGGGGCGCCGGCCGTGGTCGTCTCGTGATGCATGTGGTCCCCCTGCTCACTCGGTGGGTGGTGCCGCGCGGCCGACGCCGAGCGACTGGAGGAAGGCGGCGAACGCGGACTCGACGACGGACGCGTTCGCGCTGTACCGGATCGTGGTCCCGCGGCGCTCGGCGAGCACGAGGTCCGCCTCGCGCAGGATGCGCAGGTGCCCGGACAGCGTCGGTCCGGGGACGTCGAGCACGTCGGCGAGCTCGCCGGCGAGCATCCAGTCCCGTCGGGCCAGCTCACGCAGCACCGCGCGCCGCGTGGGGTGCGACAACGCAGCGAACACGCCGTCCGCCATGGCTTCCTCCGTATTTCGTGAGATACCAAATTAGCGCCATACGGCACATCTCGCCAGCCCCGACCGGTCCGCGTGGGACCGGACGTCCCCTGCCCGGCCGTGATCAGATGTCGGCATGACGCCGCACGCCCCCACTCTGTCGCCGGCCCCGGAGCCGTCGCTGCCGCCGTCGCACGCCCGGCCCGACGCATGAGCCGCGTCGTCGTGACCGGCGGGAGCGGGAAGCTCGGGCGTGCTGTCGTCGAGCACCTG
This region includes:
- a CDS encoding metalloregulator ArsR/SmtB family transcription factor — protein: MADGVFAALSHPTRRAVLRELARRDWMLAGELADVLDVPGPTLSGHLRILREADLVLAERRGTTIRYSANASVVESAFAAFLQSLGVGRAAPPTE